In Myxocyprinus asiaticus isolate MX2 ecotype Aquarium Trade chromosome 16, UBuf_Myxa_2, whole genome shotgun sequence, the genomic stretch TGCAATAGTGTGGGAGGAGATTGTTGGAGAGTCCAGTGACAAACAACGAGGGCAGAGCCACTGGGTAATAGAAAATTACTCCAGTATGAATGTTTTCCCATAAATCATTTAATTTTCTCTTGTTGTCAAGTAGAATAAGATAAATGTGACTGAAGTTCAGAGTTGAGGAAGTGGGCTTTAATGTTCAACAATTTTCTGCATGCATGTTAGGTTGTGCACAGACTAGTTGAGTACAAATAATGTAGTCAACACTGTCAGCCTGAAGCAGAGCCACTCCTACAAGGTTAGCATCAAAACGAATAACGCAggggtacactggcgaggagagaaaaggctgttgttgtttttttaaatggatgtctatggaggagatacaaaagcagtttattcagcatgcTCACCACTTATTGCATTAActgcctgtccactaatcttcaacgtTTTATGCTAAATCCTTTTGAGATGActtatgtgtggagtttactacaataaaattgctgttttgtaATATGTCGGAGTAGAGAATGAAGCGACAGGTAGGACTCATTTACGGCATTAACATCAGCctacagagattcttttatttactgtctCCAGCTCTCAAAAATTGCATAGAAGAATAAAAATACGTTTTTAGtattaaaatgatacattttgtacAGTATTGTATATTATCTATTACAAACTAAAATAAATTGATATGtctgttttttttcctttgtctttTACGATTCAGCAATTAAATTAGACATAAACTGTAATGattaatgtattatattattgtaatgacATATGACTGCTGTGTGTGCCCAATGatgctgatttaaaataatatatatatttttaaataaagtctcTCATGCCGAAATCTGCAGCAGCAAAAGTGCACTCTTTTTCCCGCTCACTGAAACATATTCCACAAACATTACATTTCCAAAATACATTAACAAACATAGATATATCTTAAAATCGACCACAAGAAAAAGTGCAACAAAAACTGTTGTAAAACTCTAAACGCGGTCCATTGACGTCAGCCGTTATATGACTGTCCAGAGATGACTCGCGTGATCCAAGTTGACCGTTATGCTCTGTACAATGGTAAAAGCACAGAGGTTGATATCTCTGCCTGAAGTCGACTAGTCTTTCACCATGTGATTTATAAATGAGTCTGTAAGAAAAACAGCTCTGCATTGAAAATGTGCAGTGGCTCAAATATAGGCTGTGATGTTCTGTCAGActcaggccatgtccacactaatgtaTGTTtccgtttgaaaacgcatctttttctctacattttggccttccgtcactgagatggcgtttttgtCTAATGAAAAActaagctttttgaaaacgctcttcCAAGTGGaaaaatttgaaaatgccgtttTCGTGGTGTAGTGTGGAAAACTGAGATATGTGAAAATTATGACAATTTGTCAGGTGACGCAGTcgtgtgatccattcaaccccaaacaatcaagatggtggcacGTGTTGTAACGCTGTTGTTGTGCCtactattcactttgatagtgttgttaaagataaatgttactttgtacaaccttcacattagGTACATGGgacggcaattttttttttcctttgcatgcgcagtaaggggatttagtTTTCGTACGTTTTAGTGTGGACgggcaacttttggaaaacgcttaaTTTTTTAATGTGTCTGGATTACGTGGGTGTAGCCTCACACACACAGAATGTACTTTAGAGCTGTTTTTCATTTACTGTATTGCTCTGCTCAAAAACGCAATGCATTGATTTTTTTGTGTATTGCACGTGTGCATAGCATTATCAACTCTGATAATGTTCAGAAAATTCAATAGGCTACTCTGATGAAGATGACACAAATGCTACAGTAACCTGCAATATATGCAAATTGTCCTTGGAAATATAACCAAAATACTAGTTATGCTGACCTGGATGCTGTTTGGTCCTTCAAGAACATGATTCGGTGATAGTTAGAAGAGCACTAAGTTGGAGTCCAAAGACCTGATGAAATTTGTCCCGATTGTCAACTGTGTGTTGGGACATCTGATTTGGTATGGGGGTGGAATGACTTCATGACTAGTTGAATTCTAGACTCGactatggcacttttccactgcacgttacagttcgactcgactctgctcgctttacttttctgagcttgtttttccactgcagtttagtgccgcctcaatgtgggtgggattataagctgatcgtcatagttgcgccgcctctactgccgtgacatcatcttaaacgcgacacaaacattactgaccataaacaataacacgaccgctagctgttagctgctagctcattgtgctgcataaagcagttgttgcgtggtgattttacacaagtgtaacagttaaattggcctggttgttttagaagcaagctttccagtagctggtcaactaaataaagtgaagctttcaagcagaatatagagttaacgtaacaaaacgtaccatcctccatcgtggactccaacaacgctgagtccagggcactctccctcccattgctcgccggtctattgccatagatagcgtccatttggtcaaaccactttcttctgtttgaaccactccggctgttgtggcccgtgatggttctgtagtcacttaagttttttttttttttttcttttccctacgctgttggtaggtccagtggtagccgtgtgcggccaacagctgagacacttcctgatagactttttcgtttcgttcgttgctaacgagaggaacgtctgcacctcgtttattgaccacggtgtggttttgcgcacagccatttctttttacaattcgaaagtcgcgtgaacaaattatattgctgttgctgttgctaactttaaaactagagggttgatgtcccatgtcacaaatccagtgatgctggtagtgactaTTCTCTATGatcaatcagtgatctgcagggttttgacgtcacatttagtatcggctcgcttggaacctcgaccgaggtggtactaaaaaaagtatccggtaccaggtactatccacagtggaaaccccccaaaaagtgagcagagtcgagttgagctgtaccgtgcagtggaaaagccccttaATGGGCTCGACTAGTCGaccatttaaaatcagtagtcgtGCAACCCCTAATGCATGGTGGAATTACCAGGtaacctactacatttgccagtATTTGCAGTATACAACATAGCACACTGTGTAAACTGTAAATTTCCATTGTGGTGAATTGAGTTTTATAATTGAGATTTGAGATTCATTAAAAGTATGTGACAATGTAGCCTATTACTGATTGAAATGTTAATCACTGCATACTGTGTACTACAGTATGTCAGTACTTTAAAAAATTGTAGGCAGTGTACTGTACTTCACAATAAGCAGTATAAATTTTGCTAGTATTCTTTTCAGAATGGAGCCAGTGTGTCTCGCTTTTAGACTCTGCAACAGTAGCCTTAATGTGACCCGTCTTCTTCAGATAAAGAGAACCACACTTGTGGACAGTCGAACGTCAGTGACCGATGTGAAGTTTGCCCCGAAGCACATGGGCTTAATACTGACCACATGTTCTGCAGACGGGGTTGTGCGAATCTACGAGGCCCCTGACGTGATGAACCTGAGCCAGTGGTCCCTACAGCACGAGATCTCTTCCAAGCTCTCCTGCTCCTGCATTTCCTGGAACCCTTCCAGGTGAGAATTCTCAGACTGCTCTAGTGTAGATACGCATGTGAATACACATGATCATATTCTAACACCATCACGGTTTTAGTCACAAAATTTGCTTTTAGAGATGCACCTTGTGTAATTTACAAATAGCATATTCTATAGCTATCTATTTatagcttttgttgttgttgcttttattCATTTGTCTTGCTAAACAACTGATATAACATTGATCTTGGTCTTTATACTGACACCTGtcagcatggatgcagcatcacacagAAGTTTGCGGATACCATTACACAAGTGCCTTCTTCACAGGCGTATTTAGAACCCATTTAATTTAATGGGTAACAAAGTGCGATTTAAAAACagtagtattcagatggtcatATTATCTCAACACAGCGGTCACCATTAGGGGGAACCACAACCTTTTTTTATGTGGGAAAGATTACTTTTTGCACCTTTTTAAGATACCGATGTAACTACATTTACTCAAGCATGATAAAATTAGTTTTAGGTGTATTTAGGCAATGAAAAGCCGTTACAACCAATATTGTTTGTGGGCTTTGATGACAGGAATTCCTAACTGGATGTTTCACAAAAGGGTGAAAGCTCAGTTTCCTCATTAGATCTGTGACTGCAAATAGCACAGATGTTTTACATGCTTATCAGCAGTTAACAGTAAGGTTAAACTCAATAAACATGAGAGTTTCCAAGACACTTTTGGCTTAAAATATTCTTGGGCCACTTGAGTTCTTCAGTCCTGGCCACATCAGTTACTGGTTATGCAGTTCACAAAATCAGCCACAGCAAATCTACAGGACTTTCTCTTTGGTAAGgcataaaaataacatttctccccctttatttttttgttttcacagTTCTCCAGCTCACTGTCCTATGATAGCAGTCGGTAGTGATGACAACAATGTGACGTATGGTGGCAAAGTTCAGATATACGAGTATAATGAAGTTACAAGGTTTGCTTTCAATACTTccttttatgatgttttatgaTGTACAACTTTTAGTTGTGGAATTTgtatattcatatacattttttttttttttttttctggctctAGGAAATATGCCAAAGCTGAGACATTGATGACCGTTACAGATGCAGTACATGATATTGCATTTGCTCCAAATCTGGGACGGTCCTTTCATGTACTTGCAATTGCCACAAAAGATGTGCGCATCTTCAAATTGGTTCCCCTTCGGTGAGTGTTTCTTTGCAAAAATACTCTTTGCATACTGTTTATGCCATGTACATCCCTGCATGGAAATGGTCAAATtagccatctttaatttttaaaacattgcatTCCCAGACATAATGGTTTCATTAATAATGCTATGCGTTTTAATGCTTCCTTATGTTTAGAGTTATTACCATTCAGAGTTGTGTGATTTATAGGCCTATAAGTTATAATTGGGACCAATACAAGTTAATAACCATCTGCATTCCTCATctttttgataacactttacgaaaatgttccatttgttaacatcagctaacatgaactaacaatgaacaatacttctacagcatttatgAATTTTGAttgatgttaatttcagcatatgcaacttttgattttaaaaatgtattagtatatgttaacatttaatgcattaagaactgacatgaactaacgataaacaaatgtattttttttttaactatcattaacaaagatgaataaatgctgtaaaaatatatattgttcattgttggttcatgatgcataatgcattaactaatgttaacgaatggaaccttattgtaaagtgtttattattattattattattattatttttttttttttttttttaattgacagaaAGGACAGCTCCTCCACAGCACCTACTAAGTTTGAGGTGCAGGTTCTGGCCCAATTTGACAATCATAACTCTCAGGTGTGGCGTGTTAGTTGGAACATCACCAGTACACTTTTGGCCTCCTCTGGTGATGATGGCTGTGTGAGGCTCTGGAAAGGTGAGGGATTTAACACAATTTCAAGAAGAATCCATTTAAACAATCCTCAGTCAGACAATGCACACTAATGTCACATGGTATTTGAGAGCTTGAGTTTGGACATTTGTTGTTGTTATAGTATGTTTGATTAAGGCTGaattgtgtaataaatgtgtaaccTTTTGTTGAACAGAAATAGTCCTGCCCAATACTTAAGCAATTGGAGTGATGTTTTGATAGCACAGCAGTGTTgacccttttttttgtttttgccataaacctacaaatggctttcaTATAGTTGTCTcaacacattaaactgggattggagaaagtatttatacatcGAAATACACTATCTTTTAAGAAAATACATTAGTAATttagcaaacacttttatccaaagttactTATAAATGAGgaatatagggggcctgggtagctcagtggtaaaagacccctggagttgtgagttcgaatcccagggcgtgctgagtgactccagccaggtctcctaagcaaccaattggcccggttgctagggagggtagagtcacatggggtaacctcctcgtggtcgctataatgtggttcgttctcggtggggcgtgtggtgagttgagtgcgtaTGCCGCGGTggttggcgtgaagcctccacacgcactgtctccatggcaacgcgctcaacaagccacgtgataagatgcgcggattgaggcgaatcactacgtgaccacaaggacttaaaagcacactgggaattgggcattccaaattgggtgaaaaaaaaaaaaatgagtataACAAGCAGTAAATACCTCAGTGGTTCCATGTTACAACTGGAGTGAGATTGAATAACTACAGATGCATGGGCTATAATTTATTGTAATTGTGTTTTACTAATTTTTGAAACCTCTCACCAGCAAATTACATGGATAACTGGAAGTGCACAGGTATTCTAAAAGGAGATGGTAGTCCGATGTTTGGATCACCTGGTACCCCTGGTTCTCTAAGCTCTGCCCTGGGCTCGGCTTCAACACGGAGTGCTGTAAACGGGGCTGGAAGATAGATGTGCATCCTGAGGAAATCTGGAGCTGAGCAAAAGAAATGCATGCTTCTAAGCAATAGGACCTCGCAATGATCACTGGGACCAACTGATGTACTTGCTGGACATGCAAAGAGACTGGCGCTTAACATGgatcatttttttaaaactgaGTCTGCCTTTAAGGAATGTATTTTTGGTCGACTTTGCTATGTGtcaacagtatttttttaatgtttgaatacagaaaaaaaaaaaaaaaaaaaacgtcttgtTTGCTTAAATTATGAACTGATGAATCATACAGAagtacagtttaagtcagaagtttacatgcaccttatccaaatatatttaaactcagtttttcacaatttctgacatttaatcgtagaaaacattccctgtcttaggtcatttaggatcactactttattttaagaatgtgaaatgtcagagaatgatttatttcagcttttatttctttcatcacattcccagtgggtcagaagtttacatacactttgttagtttttggtagcattgcctttaaattgtttaacttgggtcaaacgttttggttagccttccacaagcttctcacaataagttgctgaaattttggcccattcctccagacagaactggtgtaactgagtcaggtttgtcgACCTcctttgctcgcacatgctttttcagttttgcccacaaattttctatcagactaaggtcagggctttgtgatggccactccaataccttgactttgttgtccttaagccattttgccacaactttggaggtatgcttggggtcactgtccatttggaagacctatttgtaactgaactttaacttcctggctgatgtcttgatgttgcttcaatatatccatataattttccttcctcatgatgccatctattttgtaaagtgcaccagtccctcctgcagcaaagcacccccacaacatgatgctgcttcatggttgggatggtgttcttcagcttgccatggtcattatggccaaaaagttacatttttgtttcatcagaccagtggaaatttctccaaaaagtaagatctttgtccccatgtgcacttgcaaactgtagtttgggttttttatggcggttgtggagcagtggcttcttccttgccgagcagcctttcagattatgtcgatataggactcattttactgtggatatagatacttgactacctgtttcctccagcaatttcacaaggtcctttgctgttgttctgagattgatttgcactttttcgCAGCAAACTACATTCATTTCTAGGTGACAGAATGtctttgtacagatgaacgtggaaccttcaagcatttggaaattgctcccaaggatgaaccagacttgtggaggtccacagttagttttttttctgaggtcttggttgatttcttttgattttcccatgatgtgaaGCAAAGCGGCACtgatgagtttgaaggtaggccttaaaatacatccacaggtccacgtccaattcagtacacctcctatcagaagctaattgtttaaaggcttgacatcattttctggaatattccaagctgcttaaagtcacagttaacttagtgtatgtaaaattctgacccactagagttgtgatatagtcaattaaaagtgaaacaatcggtctgtaaacaactgttggaaaaattactcatgtcatgcacaaagtagatgtcctaaatgacttgccaaaactatagtttgctaatattatatttgtggagtggttaaaaaatgaggtttaatgacttcaaataagtgtatgtaaacatctgacttcaactgtgtttgaGTCAGGAATGTTGTGATGACAAAAGGGACCCTGACGTAAGGAATTGTGTGGTGGTGTATAAAGCTCTTGCTGTTATTTTAATCTGTtggataaaataaaaagtatattacAGTTTGTGTAGGATAAGGCTAATTCTAGGAATTTATTATGGCATCAAAAAACTATCAAAGAATTCTAGAAGTCatgctgaaattattattattttttatttttttttggtagatCTACCAGTGTTTGCAATAGTATATTTTATAGATGATTCTAAAGGATTGTGACATTTTACACTTGTTTTGCGGGCTAAATTTGTTCGGCAAATCAAGTGATTGtagtaaatgttaattttatttattttatttttttaattttttttttggttaaaaatggaCCAAGTAGACCTGCTTATGTTTGCATAAGCAGTAACCAGGGaaagtttttaaatgatataGGCAAAAATATGCTGGCAATGTGACATTATGGAATCATTTTCAAGTGATAAGGAGCATGATTTCCAATCATATTTTGTAGATGAagcaaagaataaaaaaaattgaaaagtttaCAAACTTCATTTTCTTATATTAATGCATTTCTGCAAAGCTTTCATTTTAAAAtctgggacccactttatatgaGATGTCTTtatctactatgtacttaagcatttgacacaatgtacttatgtacatCAGGGGCGAAGATTCCGGGGGATCCCCCCAATAATTAAAACAAGCAAGATTACTCATGATGGATCTGTCTTAATCCAGTAGTAGGTGATAGTTGTATAATGATACAAGTTTATGCCCTCTGTTTTGTGGTCAGATGTTATGATTTTTCTAAAGACCTATTAGTAAAAAGAGGAAATTGTATGGACTGCCCTagtgcaaaaaatatataaactatattattaattattaaaattgatTATTAATCAGTTTTCTCCTAGCAggtcattacacacacacacacatatattatttttttttttgtattttttttgtactgtgtgtatatatattccacacacatagactccattgtgaagaaggctcagcagaggttgtacttccttcgccagctgaggaagtaaatcctgtcactggagctgctgatacagttctactcggccatcattgagtctgtcctctgcacttcaataactgtctggtttggttcagacaCAAGGAAACTACAActgacagtcaggactgctgagagatTATTGGTGCCCCACCCATACTCCAAGACCTGttcatctccagagtgaggaaacatgctgATAGAAACacgaccccacacaccctgcccactccctctttgaactgttgcgctctggctggtgctacagagcactgagcgccaagacatccaggcacaagaacagtttttaccctcaggccattttccacatgaacaattaaactgcctgaggactcccccatagtgcaataatataaatacatatctcatgtacatatgtaaattcacatatttaattcaataactgtacatacccctaccttgcacatatattaccacttgcacatgtacatacgccattctgttgtTTGTCCTGTTatttgtctatttatactctatatacttttatattctgtctcactgtaatgttctgtgtgcacttgtttctcctatcaccaaaaataaataaataaatccttgtgtacgtgagcacacttggctataaagctcattctgattctgatatgttcATATCACCATATGATACCAGTCCCCTCTTAAGCAGGGTCTTTTCCATGTTAACAGTGCCTTCAGTTGAACTAAGCCCTATTTGAACCAGTATAAAAATATTAGTCTCAGGTCTTCTAATCACATGATCAGGTAATGGGgtcttaaatacaaataaaagttcTTAGAACCACAGTCTGAGACAGCTGACCGCCTTCAGTTTTAAAATGAGAGACattccatgttttaaaaaaatggttcactgaggAATGTCTCCTGTCTTTCTAGAAATCTGATGTTCTTGTAGTGTATGCACACACAGGATTGAAAAGAGACTTGCATCTCATCTTGTCATTTGAAATTGTATGCACTTGTAGGAGAGGATTCGTTTACATCACACTTTATACAAGATGTCATTTGTTGGACTACAATGATCATGTTGAAGTTTAGTAAGCAGCTGTGATGTAGGATGCATGTTCAACAGTTGCTCTCACTGTCAGCTGTTCTGCTGATGAGATTCAGTGTCTGCTGCTGCACATTCTCAATTCTCATGTTGGTTTATACAGAACTTGATTTCTAAATTGAGCTTCTATTGATTGTAAGAGCTGTGCAACCAACAGATCCTTGTGTCATCTATATGACTGTTGCATTACGAATACAAAAAGTACTGTAAATTACTGTAAGTCTAAAGTATACAAAAATCAACACTAATTACAGTCATTTATGCAATAAAAAGAAAACTGTTCAAACAAATAGCCTCGTTATTCAAAACAATAAAAGCGTGATTGACAGATGATTGCGCCACTCTTTGAATTCAACCAGATTGGGTGATCCAATGAAATGCCGTGATTTGTCGAAGTCCCGCCCACGCGAAGAGAAACTTAGAGGCGGGATTCTGCCATAATGGATTCACTACAGCGTTAGACTTCGACAAGCTGTTATCAAAAAGTGGATAAGCCGCTGTTTCTGCTTCTTTTTTAGGGTTAAATGGATTATCGGTGATGTAGTTTTATGAAGACGTCGAATTAACTACATTAATTTGGCATAAGTGCCACTTTTCTCATGGTAGGTGCTCGTCGTCAAAGATTCCTCTCAGCTGtttcaaatctttttttctaCGTTTTCTTAGTGTCACCGTTAGCTTTTCAGCCAACGACTGGCCAAAGAAAAGACGCAAAGGGCAGAAAAtaatatgttttcttttaaacTGATTGTTGTacatcattttttgtttttatcaagaTGTTTGAGGAACATGGCTCAAGTGTTTGACATATTGGCCTTGTTTCAACTAATCTGCATTGCACGCGCTTTATTGGAGTTAAACCTCAAACTACAGTTCTTATTATTTAGCGCATATAGACTGTTATTGTCCTATGAGAAGCTAACAATAGAGATTGATAGAGTTGTTTAGTGAACTGATCTAGCTAGTCTGCTAACTACAAACATAAAATGAAAGATGAACCAAAGATATTTTATAGGACGATACACTCAGTTTGCCGTATAAATCTCAGATGAGTCATTATTATATCTTTTGCATGTGTTATTTTCCATTGAAAAGACAGAGAGCTAAATGTAGGCTAACATGAGCTTACTACCATATCAACAGATGTCAGTTGAAGATCACTTCATCTGCATATCAGTATGAATTTCAAGTGTGATTTGACACTTGGGCAGACATTCACGGCAGTCTACTATGCTCTGTAAACAACCAAGCACATAATGACCATTATTCACTCCTGATGTGGTCGGTTTACTTCACATGCCTGAAATATCCCCTTCTTTTGCAGATCACTCATGTGGTGAAGCCCTGTGTCAGTGAGTCACACAGACATGGAGAACTTCCAAAACATTGAGGATGAGCCTTTCCCAAGCTTCCTTTCAAACTGCTCGCTGGGTAGCAGTGGCCGTGCCACTCTTGGCAACATGACACTGGGCTCCACTCTCGGGATGCCCATGGCAGCCTCTACTGTGGCTAAAATTAGAGCTCCAGTAGACAACAGGTGGGAGACCTCTGCCTGTAATCTGACGATATTGTGACTTGGGCGAAAACTTTGACTTCCTCATTTTCCTGTTTGAGTTAAATGGCAGGTTGGGATTTAAAGTTAGAAAGGTGTTTTTCCAAAGAGGGAGAAAGTTTATTTGCCATGTCAGTCACTGGTCAACAAAGCTCTAGTTTAAGAGTGAGTTCGTCgattactcgccctcatgtttttgttttgttttttttaaccaacatgagacactttcctccatggaacataaaaggagatgttgggtaATATAGtaatctcagtcactattcattttcaatgcatcttttttttttttttgccattcttcccatcatctccttttgtcttccacaaaagaaagttatGTAGATTTGGAgtgtcatgagggtgagcaaatgatgacaggactttaattttggagtgaactaatcctttaattgtttttatttatttttagtgattGAAGACTAGATCATGCATGTTTTATCTTTTGTTAGGACTATTGCcaataatttaaagggatagttcacccaaaaataaaaattctcttatttactcaccctcctgccatcccagatatatattactttctttcttctacagaacacaaatatttttagaggaatatttcagctctgtaggtacatacaatgcaagtcaaaggtgacccagaactttaaagctccaaaatacacacaaacacagcataaaagtaaccataTAACCCATATGATccaatcagtgtcttcagaagcgatccaataGATTTTGGGTGATTACAGACCaaaatttagcttcttttttttgctgtacatcttgccattgcagtctctagacatgattgtgatttcaagctctattacacttactagtgcttgatgcatgggCAGGGTGCTAGAtggcttaaaatcatgattgccaaggagactgctgatgttaagattatagtgaaaaaggagtaaaaTTTTGGTCTGTAGTCACCCAAACAGATTAGATGAGAATGAgacttttaatttttaggtgaactattcctttaatagataATCTCTG encodes the following:
- the LOC127454274 gene encoding nucleoporin SEH1-like, which codes for MFVARSIAADHKDLIHDVSYDFHGRRMATCSSDQSIKVWDKGDNGEWNCTASWKTHSGSVWRVTWAHPEFGQVLASCSFDRTAIVWEEIVGESSDKQRGQSHWIKRTTLVDSRTSVTDVKFAPKHMGLILTTCSADGVVRIYEAPDVMNLSQWSLQHEISSKLSCSCISWNPSSSPAHCPMIAVGSDDNNVTYGGKVQIYEYNEVTRKYAKAETLMTVTDAVHDIAFAPNLGRSFHVLAIATKDVRIFKLVPLRKDSSSTAPTKFEVQVLAQFDNHNSQVWRVSWNITSTLLASSGDDGCVRLWKANYMDNWKCTGILKGDGSPMFGSPGTPGSLSSALGSASTRSAVNGAGR